A stretch of Rhizobium sp. TH2 DNA encodes these proteins:
- a CDS encoding alpha-E domain-containing protein, which translates to MLGRTANGLFWMSRYLERAENVARLIDAGFRMSLIRQANAEDDWGGVLESAGVREVYGEKSDRVLGADAINFLLRDKNNPSSVINCMENGRNNARMVRTALTRETWESINESWLQLNQLLSKKVAHANLPDVIDVIKRRIALMRGMFSGTQLRDEIHNFAMLGAFAERADNTARILDVKYYVLLPSLMHVGGSIDNFHWQSILRSVSAHKSYSWVYESEYKPANIAHFLILNRRMPRSLAFCYEAINSNLAHLARDYKGQVAAHETAAKTRNMLLTASIDQIMETGLHEFLEDFILSNDKLATEINEGYRFYK; encoded by the coding sequence ATGCTCGGAAGAACAGCAAACGGACTATTCTGGATGTCGCGCTATCTCGAGCGCGCTGAAAATGTCGCCCGGCTCATCGATGCCGGGTTCCGCATGTCGCTGATCCGCCAGGCCAATGCCGAGGACGATTGGGGCGGCGTTCTCGAAAGCGCCGGCGTGCGCGAGGTCTATGGTGAAAAGTCCGACCGGGTGCTCGGCGCCGACGCGATCAATTTCCTGCTGCGCGACAAGAACAACCCGTCTTCCGTGATCAACTGCATGGAAAATGGGCGCAACAATGCCCGCATGGTGCGCACGGCGCTGACCCGCGAGACCTGGGAAAGCATCAACGAAAGCTGGCTGCAGCTCAACCAGCTTCTGTCCAAGAAGGTGGCGCATGCGAACCTCCCCGACGTGATCGACGTCATCAAGCGGCGCATCGCGCTGATGCGCGGCATGTTCTCCGGCACCCAGCTGCGCGACGAGATCCATAATTTCGCGATGCTCGGCGCCTTTGCCGAACGTGCCGACAACACGGCGCGTATCCTCGACGTCAAATATTACGTGCTGCTGCCGTCGCTGATGCATGTCGGCGGCTCGATCGACAATTTCCACTGGCAGTCGATCCTGCGCTCGGTGTCGGCACACAAATCCTATTCATGGGTCTACGAGTCCGAATACAAGCCGGCCAACATTGCCCACTTCCTGATCCTCAACCGCCGCATGCCGCGTTCGCTCGCCTTCTGCTACGAAGCGATCAACAGCAATCTCGCCCATCTGGCACGCGACTATAAGGGCCAGGTGGCGGCGCACGAGACGGCGGCAAAAACCCGCAACATGCTGCTGACCGCTTCCATCGACCAGATCATGGAGACCGGGCTGCATGAATTCCTCGAGGATTTCATCCTGTCGAACGACAAGCTCGCCACCGAGATCAACGAAGGCTACCGCTTTTATAAATGA
- a CDS encoding transglutaminase family protein produces MRLKISHMTEYTYAEPVEFALQRLRLTPQDGPGQHVLNWQTSVTGAGREAVYLDHFGNRVELVSVNDGASSISVMAMGEVETEERNGVFGPHIGYVPLWLFRRETALTKPGKLVRELVKSVDGDGELAKMHALMAAITEAVEYKKDVTGPETTAEQALELKAGVCQDHAHIFISAARLMGLPARYVSGYMLDESAMDAASHAWAEAHVPGLGWVGFDPANLICPDERYVRIASGLDYADTAPVSGMIVGSSPEMIAVTVSVEQ; encoded by the coding sequence ATGCGCCTGAAGATCAGCCACATGACGGAATACACCTATGCCGAGCCCGTCGAATTCGCGCTCCAGCGATTGCGGCTGACGCCGCAGGATGGGCCGGGCCAGCATGTGCTGAACTGGCAGACATCGGTGACCGGTGCCGGCCGCGAGGCCGTCTATCTCGACCATTTCGGCAATCGCGTCGAACTGGTCAGCGTCAACGACGGCGCATCGTCGATCAGCGTCATGGCGATGGGCGAGGTCGAGACCGAGGAACGCAACGGCGTGTTCGGCCCGCATATCGGCTATGTGCCGCTCTGGCTCTTCCGCCGCGAGACGGCATTGACCAAGCCGGGCAAGCTGGTGCGGGAATTGGTCAAATCAGTCGACGGCGACGGCGAGCTGGCCAAGATGCACGCCCTCATGGCGGCGATCACCGAGGCGGTCGAGTACAAGAAAGACGTGACCGGTCCCGAGACGACGGCCGAGCAGGCGCTCGAACTCAAGGCCGGCGTCTGCCAGGATCACGCCCACATCTTCATCTCGGCCGCCCGGCTGATGGGCCTGCCCGCGCGCTATGTCTCCGGCTACATGCTCGATGAAAGCGCGATGGATGCCGCAAGCCATGCCTGGGCCGAAGCCCATGTGCCGGGCCTCGGCTGGGTAGGGTTCGACCCCGCCAACTTGATCTGCCCCGATGAGCGCTATGTCCGCATCGCCTCCGGCCTCGACTACGCCGATACCGCGCCGGTTTCGGGAATGATCGTCGGAAGTTCGCCGGAGATGATTGCGGTGACGGTGAGTGTGGAGCAGTAG
- a CDS encoding NADP-dependent malic enzyme: protein MDEDKVKSEPASGDLDEQALFYHRHPRPGKLEIMATKPLGNQRDLALAYSPGVAAPCLAIRDNPDMAAEYTSRANLVGVVSNGTAVLGLGNIGPLASKPVMEGKAVLFKKFAGIDVFDIEIDASGIEAMVNTISALEPTFGGINLEDIKAPECFEVERQLREKMNIPVFHDDQHGTAIIVAAAILNGLELAGKTLSNVKIVASGAGAAALACLNLLVELGAKRENIWVHDLEGLVYVGRPVLMDPWKDVYAQPSDKRVLADSIGGADVFLGLSAAGVLKPELLESMAEKPLIMALANPTPEIMPELARAVRPDAMICTGRSDFPNQVNNVLCFPYIFRGALDCGAREINEQMKMAAVKAIAALAREEVNEVAAKAIGGETPIFGPDYLIPSPFDQRLILRIAPAVARAAEESGIASRPIADYDAYFDRLNRFVFRSGFIMKPVFAAAKAARSKRVIFAEGEDERVLRAAQVLKEEDIGRAILIGRPQVIETRLKRYGLRIRPEEDFEIVNPEADPRFREYADLYFQLAGRQGVNPEAARTVVRTNATVIGALAVKRGDADALICGVEGQYDRHLRDVGQIIGKRPGVCAFSGLSLLISQRGAIFLADTFVTDNPTAAEIAEMTMLAAEEMRRFDIEPKVALLAHSNFGSRDSESGRKMRDALALVRASKPNLEIDGEMQGGSALNEMLRKRALPNSTLAGEANLLVFPSLDAANISLGIVRSMTDALHVGPILLGAAQPAHILSPSVTSRGVVNMAALAVVEASTSGVMDGAATR from the coding sequence ATGGATGAAGACAAGGTGAAATCCGAGCCAGCGAGCGGGGATCTCGACGAGCAGGCGCTATTCTACCACCGTCATCCCAGGCCCGGTAAACTTGAAATCATGGCGACAAAGCCGCTGGGCAACCAGCGAGACCTGGCGCTGGCCTACTCGCCCGGCGTGGCGGCACCCTGCCTTGCCATTCGCGATAACCCCGATATGGCCGCCGAATATACGTCGCGGGCCAACCTCGTCGGCGTGGTTTCCAATGGCACCGCGGTGCTCGGCCTCGGCAATATCGGTCCGCTCGCCTCCAAGCCGGTGATGGAGGGCAAGGCCGTCCTGTTCAAGAAATTTGCCGGCATCGATGTGTTCGACATCGAAATCGACGCATCCGGCATTGAGGCCATGGTCAACACGATCTCGGCGCTGGAGCCGACATTTGGCGGCATCAATCTCGAGGATATCAAGGCGCCGGAGTGCTTTGAGGTCGAGCGACAGCTCCGCGAGAAGATGAACATCCCCGTCTTCCACGACGACCAGCATGGCACCGCGATCATTGTCGCCGCCGCGATCCTCAACGGGCTCGAACTGGCCGGCAAGACGCTCTCCAACGTCAAGATCGTGGCATCGGGCGCGGGTGCCGCGGCGCTCGCTTGCCTCAATCTTCTCGTCGAGCTCGGCGCCAAGCGCGAGAATATCTGGGTTCACGACCTCGAAGGCCTCGTCTATGTCGGCCGGCCGGTGCTGATGGATCCGTGGAAGGATGTCTATGCGCAGCCGAGCGACAAGCGGGTGCTGGCCGATTCTATCGGTGGCGCCGATGTGTTTCTCGGCCTGTCGGCGGCCGGCGTGCTCAAGCCGGAACTCCTGGAATCGATGGCCGAGAAGCCGCTGATCATGGCGCTCGCCAACCCGACGCCCGAGATCATGCCTGAGTTGGCGCGTGCCGTCCGTCCCGATGCGATGATCTGCACCGGCCGGTCGGATTTTCCCAACCAGGTCAACAATGTCCTCTGCTTTCCCTATATCTTCCGGGGTGCGCTCGATTGCGGCGCGCGCGAGATCAACGAACAGATGAAGATGGCGGCGGTCAAGGCGATCGCGGCATTGGCGCGCGAGGAAGTCAACGAGGTTGCGGCCAAGGCGATCGGCGGGGAAACGCCGATCTTCGGACCTGATTATCTCATCCCGTCGCCCTTCGACCAGCGGCTGATCCTCCGCATCGCGCCCGCCGTCGCGCGGGCTGCGGAGGAAAGCGGCATCGCGTCGCGTCCGATCGCCGATTACGATGCCTATTTCGACCGGCTCAACCGTTTCGTCTTCCGGTCGGGCTTCATCATGAAGCCGGTCTTCGCCGCCGCCAAGGCGGCGCGGAGCAAGCGGGTGATCTTCGCCGAGGGCGAGGACGAACGCGTGCTGCGCGCAGCCCAGGTGCTCAAGGAAGAGGATATCGGCCGCGCCATTCTGATCGGCCGGCCGCAGGTGATCGAGACGCGCCTCAAACGCTACGGATTGCGGATCCGGCCGGAGGAAGACTTCGAGATCGTCAATCCCGAAGCCGACCCGCGCTTCCGCGAATATGCCGACCTCTATTTTCAGCTCGCCGGTCGCCAGGGCGTCAATCCGGAAGCGGCGCGCACCGTCGTGCGCACCAATGCCACGGTGATTGGTGCGCTTGCGGTCAAGCGTGGCGATGCCGATGCGCTGATCTGCGGGGTCGAGGGCCAGTACGACCGGCATTTGCGTGACGTCGGCCAGATCATCGGCAAACGGCCCGGCGTCTGTGCGTTCTCAGGCCTGAGCCTGTTGATTTCGCAAAGGGGCGCGATCTTCCTCGCCGACACATTCGTGACCGACAATCCGACCGCCGCCGAGATCGCCGAGATGACGATGCTCGCCGCCGAGGAGATGCGCCGCTTCGACATCGAACCCAAGGTGGCGCTGCTCGCCCATTCGAACTTCGGCTCGCGCGATTCCGAAAGCGGACGGAAGATGCGCGATGCACTGGCCCTCGTCCGCGCGAGCAAGCCCAACCTCGAGATCGATGGTGAAATGCAGGGTGGCTCCGCGCTCAATGAAATGCTGCGCAAGCGGGCGCTGCCCAATTCGACGCTCGCCGGGGAAGCGAACCTGCTGGTATTTCCCAGCCTCGATGCCGCGAACATCTCGCTCGGCATCGTGCGCTCGATGACGGACGCGCTGCATGTCGGCCCGATCCTGCTGGGTGCTGCCCAGCCCGCCCACATCCTGTCGCCGTCGGTGACTTCGCGCGGCGTGGTGAACATGGCGGCACTGGCGGTGGTGGAGGCATCGACGTCGGGAGTTATGGACGGAGCGGCGACGCGTTGA
- a CDS encoding sulfite exporter TauE/SafE family protein has product MMLFALTGAFLAGLARGFSGFGSGLIFMPIASAALGPRVAVASLLVFDFIVAGVPLIRNFAKTSVLGLLPIAIGISIFIPLGGWAAAHGDPVTIRWCLSAVVFASLAMITSGFKWYGTETLPIALGLGALSGFLGGMAALSGIVIVIYWLARDMEPSQMRANMFTLLALTAVVSAVTYALNGMLTAHVFRVAILMLAPYIAGTWIGSSVFHLASAQTFRRIVYVMIFVSGVMGLPLLDSAFGR; this is encoded by the coding sequence ATGATGCTGTTCGCACTGACCGGGGCTTTCCTGGCCGGACTCGCGCGCGGCTTTTCCGGTTTCGGCAGCGGGCTGATTTTCATGCCGATCGCCTCGGCGGCACTTGGTCCACGTGTCGCGGTGGCATCGCTGCTGGTGTTCGATTTTATCGTCGCCGGAGTGCCGCTGATCCGCAATTTCGCCAAGACCAGCGTTCTCGGCCTGTTGCCGATCGCAATCGGCATCTCGATTTTCATTCCGCTCGGCGGCTGGGCGGCTGCCCATGGCGATCCCGTGACGATACGCTGGTGCCTGTCGGCAGTGGTATTTGCTTCGCTGGCGATGATCACCAGCGGCTTCAAATGGTATGGCACGGAGACACTGCCCATCGCCCTAGGACTCGGCGCGCTGTCGGGTTTTCTCGGCGGCATGGCCGCGCTCTCCGGCATTGTCATCGTGATCTATTGGCTGGCGCGCGACATGGAGCCCAGCCAGATGCGCGCCAACATGTTCACGCTGCTCGCACTGACCGCTGTCGTGTCGGCAGTCACCTATGCCTTGAACGGCATGCTGACCGCGCATGTATTCCGCGTCGCGATATTGATGCTTGCGCCCTATATCGCTGGCACGTGGATCGGCTCTTCGGTGTTCCACCTGGCGTCCGCCCAGACGTTCCGCCGTATCGTCTATGTCATGATCTTCGTTTCGGGGGTCATGGGCCTGCCGTTGCTCGACTCGGCATTCGGCCGCTGA
- the iolG gene encoding inositol 2-dehydrogenase: MTVRFGVLGAGRIGKVHAKAVSANPDAKLVAVADAFADAANALSAQYGAEVRSISQIEAANDIDAVVICTPTDTHADLIERFSRAGKAIFCEKPIDLDSERVRTCLKVVEETGAKLMVGFNRRFDPHFMAVRAAIDAGKIGDVEMVTITSRDPGAPPVDYIKRSGGIFRDMTIHDFDMARFLLGEEVASVSAHAAVLVDPEIGEAGDFDSVSVILETKSGKQAIISNSRRATYGYDQRIEVHGSKGVVSAENQRPVSIEIANGDGYTRPPLHDFFMTRYTEAYANEIASFISAIEKGTAIRPSGTDGLIALQLADAALESATTGKRVTL, translated from the coding sequence ATGACGGTAAGATTTGGCGTTCTCGGTGCGGGACGCATCGGCAAGGTGCATGCGAAGGCTGTCAGTGCCAATCCCGATGCGAAGCTCGTGGCCGTCGCCGACGCCTTCGCGGATGCCGCCAATGCGCTTTCCGCGCAATATGGCGCCGAGGTCCGCTCGATCAGCCAGATCGAGGCTGCCAACGATATCGATGCCGTCGTGATCTGCACGCCGACCGATACGCATGCCGACCTCATCGAGCGCTTCAGCCGTGCCGGCAAGGCGATCTTCTGTGAAAAGCCGATCGATCTCGATTCCGAGCGGGTGAGAACCTGCCTCAAGGTGGTGGAAGAAACCGGCGCCAAGCTGATGGTCGGCTTCAATCGCCGCTTCGATCCGCATTTCATGGCGGTTCGCGCGGCGATCGACGCGGGCAAGATCGGTGACGTCGAGATGGTCACCATCACGTCGCGCGACCCGGGCGCTCCGCCTGTCGATTACATCAAGCGCTCCGGCGGCATCTTCCGCGACATGACGATCCATGATTTCGACATGGCGCGCTTCCTGCTCGGCGAAGAGGTCGCTTCGGTGTCGGCCCATGCCGCCGTGCTGGTCGATCCCGAGATCGGCGAGGCGGGCGATTTCGATTCCGTGAGCGTCATCCTCGAGACCAAGTCCGGCAAGCAGGCAATCATTTCCAACTCTCGCCGTGCCACCTACGGCTATGATCAGCGCATCGAGGTGCACGGCTCGAAGGGCGTCGTCTCGGCCGAGAACCAGCGCCCGGTGTCGATCGAGATCGCCAATGGCGACGGCTACACCCGCCCGCCGCTGCATGATTTCTTCATGACCCGCTATACCGAAGCCTATGCCAACGAGATCGCATCCTTCATCTCGGCGATCGAGAAGGGCACGGCGATCAGACCCTCGGGCACGGATGGGCTGATTGCCCTCCAATTGGCCGATGCAGCGCTGGAGAGTGCTACGACGGGAAAACGCGTGACGCTCTGA
- the chvE gene encoding multiple monosaccharide ABC transporter substrate-binding protein: protein MKLITSLLAAAAMTVAAFVAPAFAADKGTVGISMPTKTSTRWISDGETMEKLFKDAGYTPDLQFADDDIPNQLAQIENMVTKGAKVLIVAAIDGTTLSDILQKAHDAGVKVIAYDRLIRDSGNVDYYATFDNFQVGVLQATSLVEGLKAKFPGVKPYNVELFGGSPDDNNAFFFYDGAMSVLQPLIDSGDIAIKSGQMGMDQVGTLRWDGAVAQARMENLLSSTYTDAKVNGVLSPYDGLSIGILSALKGVGYGSGDMVMPVVTGQDAELPSVKSILADEQYSTVFKDTRELAKVAVGMVDAIMNGKEPEINDTKTYDNGVKVVPSYLLKPVAADKSNVKDILVGAGYYTEDQINN from the coding sequence ATGAAACTCATCACATCGCTGCTTGCAGCCGCAGCCATGACCGTCGCGGCGTTTGTCGCTCCGGCATTCGCGGCGGACAAGGGCACCGTCGGCATTTCCATGCCGACCAAGACCTCCACTCGCTGGATTTCCGACGGCGAAACCATGGAGAAGCTGTTCAAGGACGCCGGCTACACGCCTGACCTCCAGTTCGCCGACGACGACATTCCGAACCAGCTCGCCCAGATCGAGAACATGGTCACCAAGGGTGCCAAGGTTCTCATCGTCGCTGCGATCGACGGCACCACGCTGTCCGACATCCTGCAGAAGGCCCATGACGCTGGCGTCAAGGTCATCGCTTACGACCGCCTGATCCGCGATTCCGGCAATGTCGATTACTACGCGACCTTCGACAACTTCCAGGTCGGCGTTCTCCAGGCGACCTCGCTCGTCGAGGGCCTGAAGGCGAAGTTCCCGGGCGTGAAGCCTTACAATGTCGAACTCTTCGGCGGTTCGCCGGACGACAACAACGCCTTCTTCTTCTATGACGGCGCGATGAGCGTTCTTCAGCCCCTGATCGACTCCGGCGATATCGCCATCAAGTCGGGCCAGATGGGCATGGACCAGGTCGGTACGCTGCGCTGGGACGGCGCTGTCGCACAGGCCCGCATGGAAAACCTGCTGTCCTCGACCTATACCGATGCGAAGGTCAACGGCGTTCTGTCGCCTTATGACGGCCTCTCGATCGGCATCCTGTCGGCCCTCAAGGGCGTCGGCTACGGTTCGGGCGACATGGTCATGCCCGTCGTCACCGGCCAGGACGCCGAGCTGCCGTCGGTCAAGTCGATCCTTGCCGATGAACAGTATTCGACCGTCTTCAAGGACACCCGCGAACTCGCCAAGGTCGCCGTGGGCATGGTCGATGCGATCATGAACGGCAAGGAGCCCGAGATCAACGACACCAAGACCTACGACAATGGTGTCAAGGTCGTTCCGTCCTACCTCCTGAAGCCGGTTGCAGCCGACAAGTCCAACGTCAAGGACATTCTGGTCGGCGCCGGTTACTACACCGAAGACCAGATCAACAACTGA
- the mmsA gene encoding multiple monosaccharide ABC transporter ATP-binding protein, producing the protein MTDIILEMRNITKAFPGVKALDDVSFKVREGEIHALVGENGAGKSTLMKVLSGVYPAGTYEGEIIYDGEARRFSTISDSEHLGIIIIHQELALVPLLSIAENIFLGNEIATNGVIDWPQTFARTKELLTKVGLKEPPATLITDIGVGKQQLVEIAKALSKKVRLLILDEPTASLNETDSDALLKLLMEFRKQGMTSIIISHKLNEIRKVADQITILRDGGTVETLDAHTGDVSEDRIIKGMVGRDMEDRYPPRDVAIGEMLLEVKNWNVFHQNHRDRQFLHNVNLNVRAGEVVGIAGLMGAGRTETAMSIFGKAWGHKITGEVLMHGKPVDVSTIPRAIDAGLAYVTEDRKQLGLVLINNIMHNTTLANLNKVANVGVIDEHAERKVAGDYRTRLRIRSHSIMQEAVNLSGGNQQKVVLSKWLFTNPEVLILDEPTRGIDVGAKYEIYTIINQLAAEGKGILMISSEMPELLGTCDRIYVMNEGRIVAELSKEEASQETIMRAIMRSGEKH; encoded by the coding sequence ATGACTGATATAATTCTAGAAATGCGGAACATTACGAAGGCCTTTCCAGGCGTCAAGGCCCTGGATGATGTGAGCTTCAAGGTCCGCGAAGGCGAAATTCACGCCCTGGTCGGCGAAAATGGCGCCGGAAAATCCACCCTCATGAAGGTGCTGAGCGGCGTCTATCCCGCCGGGACCTACGAGGGCGAAATCATCTATGACGGTGAAGCCCGGCGCTTCTCGACGATCTCCGACAGCGAGCATCTTGGCATCATCATCATCCACCAGGAACTCGCGCTGGTGCCGCTGCTGTCGATCGCGGAGAACATCTTTCTCGGCAACGAGATCGCCACCAATGGCGTCATCGACTGGCCGCAGACCTTCGCCCGCACCAAGGAACTGCTGACCAAGGTCGGCCTCAAGGAACCGCCCGCCACGCTGATCACCGACATCGGCGTTGGCAAGCAGCAGCTGGTGGAAATCGCCAAAGCGCTTTCCAAGAAAGTGCGGCTGTTGATCCTCGACGAACCGACCGCATCGCTCAACGAAACGGATTCCGACGCGCTGCTCAAGCTGCTGATGGAATTCCGCAAGCAGGGCATGACCTCGATCATCATTTCCCACAAGCTCAACGAGATCCGCAAGGTCGCCGACCAGATCACCATCCTGCGCGACGGCGGCACGGTGGAGACGCTGGACGCCCATACCGGTGACGTCAGCGAAGATCGCATCATCAAGGGCATGGTCGGCCGCGACATGGAAGACCGCTATCCGCCGCGCGACGTGGCGATCGGCGAAATGCTGCTCGAAGTGAAGAACTGGAACGTCTTCCACCAGAACCACCGCGACCGGCAGTTCCTGCACAATGTGAACCTCAACGTCCGGGCGGGCGAAGTCGTCGGCATCGCAGGCCTGATGGGCGCCGGCCGCACCGAGACCGCGATGAGCATTTTCGGCAAGGCCTGGGGCCACAAGATCACCGGCGAGGTGCTGATGCACGGCAAGCCGGTCGATGTCAGCACCATTCCGCGCGCCATCGACGCGGGCCTCGCCTATGTCACCGAGGACCGCAAGCAGTTGGGCCTCGTGCTGATCAACAACATCATGCACAACACCACGCTCGCCAACCTCAACAAGGTCGCGAATGTCGGCGTGATTGACGAGCACGCCGAGCGAAAGGTCGCGGGCGATTATCGCACGCGGCTACGCATCCGCTCGCACTCGATCATGCAGGAAGCCGTCAACCTCTCGGGCGGCAACCAGCAGAAGGTGGTGCTGTCGAAATGGCTGTTTACCAATCCCGAAGTGCTGATTCTCGACGAGCCGACCCGCGGCATCGACGTCGGCGCCAAGTATGAAATCTACACCATCATCAACCAGCTCGCCGCTGAAGGAAAAGGCATTCTGATGATATCATCGGAAATGCCGGAATTGCTCGGCACCTGCGACCGCATCTACGTGATGAACGAAGGCCGCATCGTCGCCGAACTTTCCAAAGAAGAAGCAAGCCAGGAAACAATCATGCGCGCCATCATGCGCTCCGGGGAGAAGCACTAA
- the mmsB gene encoding multiple monosaccharide ABC transporter permease, protein MVSDTTTEKSQPAFGEYFRKNIREYGLLIALVVIMLFFQIITGGVLFRPVNLTNLILQNSFIVIMALGMLLIIVAGHIDLSVGSIAAFVGGISAIMLVKFGWHFSIVVPLCLIIGGLAGAAQGYWIAYQKIPAFIVTLAGMLVFRGLTYLVLSNRPLGPFPKDFQMLSTGFIPDFLSFTDPSTSLIKNYLALIVVLVLVGLAMYYGFRGRSRNEAHGTENEPFLFFALQMGIIGVVAVFLGFQLSTYRGLPNVLVVMGVLIALYTFVTNRSTIGRRIYAMGGNEKAAKLSGINTERLTFLTFVNMGVLAALAGMIIAARLNSATPKAGVGIELDVIAACFIGGASASGGVGKITGAVIGAFIMGVMNNGMSLMGLSIDYQQLVKGLVLLLAVYFDVYNKRKG, encoded by the coding sequence ATGGTCTCCGATACCACCACCGAAAAATCGCAGCCGGCCTTCGGAGAATATTTCCGCAAGAACATACGCGAATACGGTCTGTTGATCGCACTCGTCGTCATCATGCTGTTCTTCCAGATCATCACCGGCGGCGTGCTGTTCCGGCCGGTCAATCTCACCAACCTGATCCTGCAGAATTCCTTCATCGTCATCATGGCGCTGGGCATGCTGCTGATCATCGTTGCGGGTCATATCGACCTCTCCGTGGGTTCGATCGCAGCCTTCGTCGGCGGCATATCGGCGATCATGCTGGTGAAATTCGGCTGGCATTTCTCGATCGTCGTGCCGCTATGTCTGATCATTGGCGGCCTTGCCGGCGCCGCACAGGGCTACTGGATCGCATATCAGAAGATTCCGGCCTTCATCGTGACGCTGGCCGGCATGCTCGTCTTCCGCGGCCTGACTTACCTGGTGCTGTCGAACCGTCCTCTCGGTCCTTTCCCGAAGGACTTCCAGATGCTTTCGACCGGGTTCATTCCCGATTTCCTGTCGTTCACGGATCCTTCGACCAGCCTGATCAAGAACTATCTGGCGCTTATCGTCGTGTTGGTCCTGGTCGGCCTTGCCATGTATTACGGCTTCCGCGGCCGCAGCCGGAACGAGGCGCACGGCACGGAAAACGAACCCTTCCTGTTTTTCGCGCTGCAGATGGGCATCATCGGCGTCGTCGCGGTCTTCCTAGGCTTCCAGCTTTCGACCTATCGCGGCCTGCCCAACGTGCTCGTCGTCATGGGTGTGCTGATCGCGCTCTATACGTTCGTCACCAACCGCTCCACGATCGGCCGCCGCATCTATGCGATGGGTGGCAATGAGAAGGCGGCAAAACTCTCGGGCATCAATACCGAGCGGCTGACCTTCCTGACCTTCGTCAACATGGGTGTGCTTGCGGCGCTCGCCGGCATGATCATCGCAGCGCGTCTCAATTCGGCGACGCCGAAGGCTGGCGTCGGCATCGAACTCGACGTCATCGCCGCCTGCTTCATCGGCGGCGCCTCGGCATCCGGCGGCGTCGGCAAGATCACCGGCGCGGTGATCGGTGCTTTCATCATGGGCGTCATGAACAACGGCATGTCGCTCATGGGTCTGTCGATCGATTACCAGCAGTTGGTCAAGGGACTGGTTCTGCTGCTCGCCGTCTATTTCGACGTCTACAACAAGAGAAAAGGCTGA
- the araD1 gene encoding AraD1 family protein produces MLISQIRDNSGAITVAVREQGGEARAVKNAPSVYALAMEAADSDKSLADIIAAHGLGDVVDLTKARDEGRFLPPITHPDPAHIHLTGTGLTHLGSAATRDSMHKKTTEAAEETLTDSMKMFRMGLENGKPKPGERGVQPEWFYKGNGTQAVAGEQPLTSPSFALDGGEEPEMAGIYVIGKHGAPFRVGFAVSNEFSDHVTERINYLYLAHSKLRQASFGPEIRIGAPPEDIRGTSRIRRGDKVIFEKPFLSGEANMSHTFANLEYHHFKYSLFRQPGDIHVHMFGTATLSFADGIKPEAGDVFEIEVPEFGMALRNPLAIASEEDATVRTL; encoded by the coding sequence GTGCTGATTTCGCAGATCAGAGATAACTCGGGTGCCATCACCGTCGCCGTCCGCGAACAGGGCGGAGAAGCCCGCGCCGTGAAGAACGCACCGAGCGTCTACGCGCTCGCCATGGAAGCCGCCGATAGCGACAAGTCGCTGGCCGATATCATTGCCGCCCATGGTCTCGGCGATGTCGTGGACCTGACCAAAGCCCGCGACGAGGGCCGTTTCCTGCCGCCGATCACCCATCCCGATCCGGCGCATATCCACCTGACCGGCACCGGCCTTACCCATCTCGGCTCGGCCGCGACGCGCGATTCCATGCACAAGAAGACGACGGAAGCTGCCGAGGAGACGCTGACGGACTCGATGAAGATGTTCCGCATGGGTCTTGAGAACGGCAAGCCGAAGCCGGGCGAGAGGGGCGTACAGCCCGAATGGTTCTACAAGGGCAACGGCACGCAGGCCGTCGCGGGCGAGCAGCCGTTGACCTCCCCCTCCTTCGCGCTCGATGGCGGCGAAGAGCCGGAGATGGCGGGCATCTATGTGATCGGCAAGCACGGCGCGCCGTTCCGCGTCGGATTTGCCGTGTCCAACGAATTCTCCGACCACGTCACCGAGCGGATCAACTACCTCTATCTCGCCCATTCCAAGCTGCGGCAGGCGAGCTTCGGCCCGGAAATCCGCATCGGCGCTCCGCCGGAGGATATCCGTGGCACGTCGCGCATCCGCCGCGGTGACAAGGTGATTTTCGAAAAGCCCTTCCTGTCGGGCGAGGCGAACATGAGCCACACCTTCGCCAACCTCGAATACCATCATTTCAAGTACAGCTTGTTCCGCCAGCCGGGCGACATACATGTGCATATGTTCGGCACCGCAACGCTTTCCTTCGCCGACGGCATCAAGCCGGAAGCCGGCGACGTCTTCGAAATCGAGGTCCCCGAATTCGGCATGGCGTTGCGCAATCCGCTTGCGATCGCGTCAGAGGAAGATGCTACCGTCCGCACACTTTAA